The following DNA comes from Pieris rapae chromosome 17, ilPieRapa1.1, whole genome shotgun sequence.
TAGAATGGCGTCTTGACGAGGTTCTAGTTTCACTGAAAAATGTGAAAAGTGTGTAAACGCAATGCACTTCGGTATTTCATTGTCGCTTTAACAACCTAAGCGGTTGTCAAATttaagtttcttttatttctggTGAGTTTATTGCCgttattctaataaaatcgGTTATCTTTTGCATGGTAACCCTAATTTATTAGGGTTATCACAAACTCCTAAAAACGGTGTAGTAGATAAttgatattgtatttatttagttaataaatctATGTAACATCGAGTATTCGTTCGTACGGAGATACTGAGCAATAATTTGGGCTGATATAAATAGCACACAATAGCTTCATAATCTGATTGTTCGCCACGGTTAtgtgtaaattataatgttaagttaatagttaaaagttatgtaatcGGGATGTGTATAATAAACCGCGATTGCAAAAgacctttgttttatttataaagtcaaCAAAAGCTATGAAAGCCCTAACGACGGAAATGTATAGGATTGATTATTTTCATGATTTTATATGGtctataatatacacaaaaccGATTAGCTAGTAGTATTGTACTAAGAGAAATGTTAGCTTTTTTAATGATCATTTAGTTATTGATATGTGCCTTTTGTGGTCAGTAAGACTTATTTATTggctttttttttcattgttgACAGCACTTTACATTTTATGTTATGAATGGAATGTTACTTTCAATTtgccaaataaattttaaattaataaaatttcatttttaaatataacacagCTGTAaggaagttttttttatattaaatgttagcagctttataataaagtttcgATCCCATTCGTCTACAATTTATTTCACATACTTTTTTCAGAATTGAAAGTATTATTCCTATGCCATATTTCAGGGTGTTGCAATAGTGTCGTTGTGTTGCCATCTCAATACTCAGCGTTATGGTGTTGCCATATTGGTCTGTTACAACGGCACAAGCTTTGaagatgtattaaaatatctacataTGCATGGTTATTTTTAGTGCCTATctgtaattactttattaaagacaattataataaataatgtaaatgtcttgtttttttttaattaccctCTCATGATTTTACGAACTCCTAAttcctattttattatgtctacccaagtattttttatctataatatttctaCAGAAAGAGTCTCAGTTGGTTCTGCTATTGAtctttatattgataaaataactaaCCCCAAATgatttacgcccaaacccaataacctatctcaatccatttttgaccatctaagatagacatcttaatcgaaatattgataaataaagtgccaataaccaatcgacggattgtaataccCATCTGTCGATACTAGCTATCCATGTTAGgacggatcggtgtatgtggatagacctttgtatgtaagtgacagttcaactgtgccaatatcctaagattttaacttaaaccagtttgaaaaaatattaaaaagctatttgatatgtttagAACAttgacattatattttttgtacgggtttattaacttaatttggTTTATATCGGTAAAATGGAAAGACAAAATTGCaaattgcattctatccgtcgccaaaaatggattgtatTTATGAAGatgggtttggttattgggatgcagatagatcgatcgactgtcacggtctgatctcataTTGTGCATTAATTATTGGATTCAGGCGCAAATCTATAAGATAAAGCAAGACTAAATGCTACCATGACGGCGACGCAGCCATATTATAATTTCGAAGTTCAGACTTACACAAACAATCATTAGAAAgcatctattaataaaaagaggTTTGTAACATCAGATAATTTATTGTGACCTTATTCTacttcttataataaattcttaaagcAAACGTGTTGAAGGATGGaggtaaaaaatactatatcaATCAAGGACCATATCAGAATGCCAGTGTTTAAATTATGACTGTTAATTCCACAAATTTAAGAGGCTAAAATACTGGAAACTACATAGGACTTTTACTTCTTAAGCATACTTTCGACAAGCGCTTTGAATGCATCTAGACCTTTCTCATTGGCTTCTTGGTATCCGGGAGCTGTAGTCTTGACTGTTTCATACCACCTGAAAAGACAAAAGTTTTCAATGCTTGAGTAGAGGGtaacttcatttaaaaactggactcaataaaaaataaaaataaacatgtattaaaattgGAGAGATATGAGTATTCCGAGGTAAAACGACAAATGTACTTTTTTCTTAGAAGTTGACTCAAGACAttcattcaatattatatacatatttataactttttacactcattaaaaataatatctacatTATTATACTTTGAATACTTAAAAACTTCTTAAGGGTAAATTTTCTAGAAGAGGTAgacataaacaaatttaaaactcatctaattctttataaatacaatgatTATGCTCATTTAAAGTTACCTTTTAACGTTAGCGTATTTCTTGAAGTCGATGTCAGATGCCTCAAAGCTGGAGACCCCAGCGATAATACTCAAGTCAGCCAGAGTTAGATTGGGCCCGGCTACATATTTCTGTCCTTCAAGGAAAGTATCCAACAATTTCAGGGCATCCTCTACTTTTGCTAGCTTGTCCTTGTCGGCTGGTGCGCCGTAGAATAAGTGTGggtactaaaaaaatatttatctgtgTTTAACAAAATGCTATATCACTAATAAGTCATTTCCAAGCAACACGAACATTTTCAATTTTGTCATTCAGTTctacaatacatatattatttttttgtttagacCGTAGAAGTCTttgcataattaaaatatttcgttttaatatattcacgAATAAATTACTTTCAAGGGCGACTTTCTAAAAAACATGTTAATTTGACACTTCatgatttaattgaaattcattacatatttttttaattacgagTAGGTACGTTGGAGCGTGGGGCAACTAAATCCGTGGGGCCCGTAGCATTTGCTACGCAACCTACGTGGCTAATCCGGCACTGgtcattatattaattcacgaagaaaaacaatatttttacgacTATGACAGACTTAACGTCCATACATGGTAAGGTACTTACGAAGTAATCGGCAAATCTGTTGTACAGAGTTCCAAGATCATAGTTCAGACGCATGTCAACCAGGGCCCGAGCTTTAGGGTCTTCAGGGTAGAGGGTACTGCCCTTGCCGTACTTGTTCACTAAGTAAGTCATGATAGCTCGGGACTCGTAGATAATAAGGTCGTCATCTACTAGAGTCGGCACTGTGTGTTGTGGGTTGAtcttaaaaaaagaagaaatgttTTAACTGACTGAAATCTGTTGCCCTTCTATAATGGACCGGCAATTAAGCctcgataaaaataaattgtgtatttgtatctaaatatgtatataatatataatattatatatatttgaataaatgttatgaattttttttctatgactagaactaataatattgtgtagtaaaatgtatttatttatgccgCTGAAATTTTATATCGTGATAACATTTAatctataaagaatataagacCAATTTCATAGGATAGTGATTAAAATCTCTTGTTTAAGATTCAATTCGATCTTCAATGTGCGTAATCCTACTCAACGTGGACGCATTCCGTTTGAAAGTTCGATTAAAACAAGTACGAGCAAACGAGGACGGAATGCTTGTTCACTTCTGACCGGTTTTACCAATAGCGTGGCACAtagtttattatacttataacttattaaaatcgctgttaatatatttttatcacaaaCATATTTTGGAATGAattggaattattattattgaataattaatcaaacgTATTATTgtacataacaaaatatagggtgtttatagaaaaaacaactttaatttttaatgtatacatCGTAATGTATATGTACTGTGTAATGTACCGTAGATATGTGTGCTCTACGGTCAATATTGGTTAAATACGCGTGCTTATCTACAAGAAACTACACATATAAAAACGTGTGTAATAATGACAATTCctagattattttattcaacaaTGCATGTCtgcaatatgtattttaatttctatagcAACACATGAAAAAATTGTTGCGTGATCTACAGTAAAACCAATTAACCGACAATCGCTCTTATGAAGTGACTTTTGAATTACCTTCAAAAACTCAGGCTTAAGATGTTCTCCATGATGCAGGTCAACCAATTTCAAGTTCAGGTTGAGGTTAAGGGCTCTCGCTGTCAATAGTACAGCACGGCATGGAGCCGAACCAGGTACGTAATACAAATCCATAGGCATCCTGTAAAATTCATGAACGTGGTAAAATGATTacccatttaatttataagccctaaaagtaaaatatcaaGTTACAAATCATACACACAAACCTAAGCTATATTAGaatagaagtttttaaattttgatgttGAAAACAGAAACAttgaaaaactttaaaatataggtaGTTATACTAATTTGTACTAATACctattataaagataaaaatttgttatatgACCACGCGATGACGGGACAGGCCGAGGTCATGTAACAATGaaactatgtatatttatataggtattgattttattatgtgaACACTACGGAATCAATTTTGGGACTACAATTTCTTTgacttatgtatgtatatctcTTTGATAATTGTTTATCCTGTCTCATAAATATATGGATATGACACTCCGATAATCTATACTTATACctaaaaaccaaattttagTGATTCATATCTAAGAGGAACAACCCAGGGTTTCTTTGTATTTATCGAAGGCCATCATCTAAGATAAATGCTAGGGAAAGTTTCGCATCAAGGTCACAGGTAGTGACTTGTAACAAAATACTAGTTGAGGTAATACTAGTAAGatttgtatttactttatattcattttgtaaataaagttatatgtcGTTTTTGATTTACGAAAGCGTTTAATAACGgataaaaagtttgtatgtttatttgcCGATTCAACCTAATATGAGATTGAACCTAAAACTGATAGATTTTTTTGCAAACAAACGATATCTTGCAATAAGAATTTGATcgctaaaatttaaatctagaatGCATacgtaatatacataatatgtaatgttattataaGCTTAGGCTTAAATCATTTAAAGCTTACGACCACATTCAACGCCTCACTTAAGTTTAAAAAGCAAAATGATAACTTAcatcgataaataaaaaaactttagtcAATTTTGTTCCAACACAATTCTCAAAATTGAGGTCAACAAACGAAATTGAAGCTCTGACTCTGAGAAACTGAATTTTGCAGTTCGGGTCATTGAATCGTATCGCAGGTAGACAGGAAGTATAAAACCAGTTAATGGAactaacaaaatttttaagaaaattgatTTCCTTCTCCACAAGCcactttgtattttaataattttgcattATAATTACCCTTGCAAATTCAACAAAGATACAAATTGTGTAAGCCCTACTGCTAGTACGAGTAATCAAACTAGGTAAAAATATGGATAGACACAGCATAGCAGATAAGTCGTGTCgtaatttatcataaaacagctaaaacattaaaataggtCATTACTAGTTACAACAGCTCTTATTGTTGTAATGTgatatcttattattaaaagattatttttagacaCAGATTTTACTCGACTCCCAGCAAAcctttataatgataataattatcaacttaaacataccTATCTAAATTACGTACTTAAAGATAACATGCAATTCCAATCTACAACTGTACCTATGTATGTAGTAGGTAGGTACAGATCGTTGAAATTGTCAAACAGTTTTGATGGTGGTTACAAAAAGGTTGTTTACCTAAgccatatttattcaatatcttTTACTTTTTTCAGTGCATGTTCTACATTCAGTAGCcaatgtaataaatgtaactatAAATTCAAACTAAAAGTTTCTTTCAACAGAAATCCAATTTagtcattttataataaaaaaaacgctcTATTAGCTGATTCCGAGAAGTTTATAACtgacaactctaaatttataatacataaaataattgtattccgTGACAATAGccaatatcttaataatacGTGGCTCATACACTTACTTAACAATGGCAACTCAATCGATTGGAAAAATATACCTGTCATTttcattaacaatattttgaatgttTCAGGAATTAGGattgtgtttttatgtatagatAACTCTTATCATTGTTGAAGATCAAGGACACGTGACTTGTGTAAAACACAATTAGATAATGATTGTAAAAAGATAATTacgaaagaaaaaatactgaaCAGGACAACATACAACAATATCAATGATTGGTTAGTTTtgaggaaaaaaaattaagacatCTAAAGCAATATGGAAGCTTCTAAACATAAATACAGTCTGAATAAGTATCAATTCTTTATGACTAAGATATAGGCATCTAATGAAGCTTTCAATACACCAAGCAAGCCAAGGCCGATGGGTGGTAAAAGTacgttaaattgtattaagaaaacgttaaaatttgtttattgtcGGGGTACACGACCTCAATAGGAAACACGCAATCCCCTACAGcatagataaatttttatttccgcTGTGATTCTTTTCGGCTAGTAAGTCTTCAGTCAAAGAATCATTCCAACCGAGAATCAAACGTAGTACGCCACGTGCGTTTGCAAATATGCCACGGAggtttaaagtaaattattatttataaagaactgGACAGACGTCTGGCCACAATCCCATCTGATATTAAATCAGATGTGGCCTGTTGGGCACGTCTATCCAGGAGATAGAAATGAACCCATATTGAATTGTCTAGGGAAGAAGAATGAGAGCAAGCACTCCTTTTTCTGGGGATGATAATAACGAAACTCCAGCGTGCTTCAAGATATTAAGCGTTGatggtaatatatatatgttgtaaACGCTGTTTCGTTACAAGTAGGATATTTCAAACAACTGTTTTTTCGTATTACCTTGACAAAACTAGTGCGTGGgaaagtaattaattgtttaatgcCTTGTACTTAATAATAGcgtgttaatatttaaacctaaCATGCTTTTGGTCATATATCAcacgataaataattaaataatattttaataaagtaaatcttTGAGGTTTTTaccaataataaatgtataaaatatactgttgttccgacttaaataataaacggaaTAAATCACGTGTTTCggttttttagatttaacaattaattaagtcctttattttttttaatattattctgttAGTGCTCAAATATACAGTTAGTTACACAAATATAAGATTCGTTCACTTGAAGTAAATTATGCAATtaggtattattaatatgtagtttCCTTAATATCCGCGCTATTTAAAGAAACATAGATAAGATACTTCTGTACAACGCGGGTGACAACAACttagatataaataagaaatataatgtcTATTGGAACtactaaaaacttttaaacctttaatttatttataaagtatcatataagtatgtatttgcaactttaaaagaaataaagtatcTCAATAagattttggttttaaaaaactatttataaatattctaaattcacCTCACACTATCCCACAACGAAACTACACTACACAAAAAACTTACTTTGAATGTTTTCGTTGACGTGTTAACACTATAGCAATCTCACTGTTTGTAAACGGTGTTCGTGGTAGGGAAGTCGATTTATACCAGCCAGTGACGCATACTTACCGCACGAGTTTTTCCCATTACAAATTATACTGACTTCTATCCGTGACTTTACATGTTATTTTTTCtgtgtaatgtatataaacaaaatatatgaacaAAAATCTTCTCAACAGAAAGttctaataatgttaattacgAAAAACTTCGTGTGTCTAATTGGGCGTATAATTTCcaaatgttatgtttatgtgaattattttattagttacatTATGCATCATAATCTAATGCAAAGACACTTTACAGATAATCAAGATTTTCAGattcaattaaaacttatgtattatatgGAACCCGATAAACttatgtatttcaaaaatactttttctcAATAACGTAAAATAATAAGGCAGAAAGTGACAGCGGTAGTAggttgtaattataataaaatattagtaatctCTATAAAAATTACGATAATTTTGAATACATTAATTGCTTTGAAAGCCCAATAAATGCtctgaattttttatacatataatattgaattactattgaataaattttttggaCACAAaagttcaatatttaattttctatttacagAACTTCgtttaaatcgatttttagTAATCATGGTCGGAGACTGTATGTAAAGTAATATACTATGTACGTACGAGTttacagttaaatattaaaataatattatatttgttaaaaaaaaactcaaatttattatttacaatttattttaaatttattatttaaaatttaactgagCATCTGCACTCATACGTGCAAACAAAATACGGAATGAATATTTGCAGTGTTTAATATGCACTTACACCTtaattacttaacaaattaAGGGTGCATTTAATGAAAGAAGTTGTCGTTTTATCAGTTTTTCCTTATACAGCCAATGTTGATTGCCAAACTTATTGATTTCCTTAAATGTgtgattattattcatattattatgcaGAGAACTTAAgcgtatacaaataaatttggaACATTTGACTTGTAACATTAGTTATTTTACCTGTGGTAAAAATATAGagtttttttgcaattattCGTGACTTGCAAAATTTCTTATCGATGGAACTATTTAATGTACAgataattatgtatgtcacttttattagattattgcTATACAATAACAGATAAACTGTACCAGACTCTTTGTAATccaaaaagaattaaattcttatttttcagTTCAACACCATTTCACATAAACGGTTTATTTAtaggatttttattaagaaagttcattattacagaaaaagattttaaacaattttatttttaggtttgtAACTCGTCgatcattacaaaaaaatatatttttttaactcaaaaatatatttttattgttaaaaaaatatatttttttggtacaCTAAAGATACTTGAAGCCTCAGAAGTCAGAACCTCAGAAAGTatcttttgtaatataatcGTCTAACATTCATAGAGAATATCAAACCTCTTCATTCTTcgacataaaatatatttttgttagtgaTGTAAACCTAATATTCACAGACTGtaagttatgtaataaatttacattaattcgttttacgttattattttattttattattaaatatctaatatgaGTTATTTCGAACTGAAATCAGAAGACTGATTATGAGGAAAATGccgtaaattaataaatttggaaGTCTGGCGGCACTATCTGGTATGAACCGGAttggattttaaaatttaatataggtaCATTTGAAGTGAATTTTAGAAGTAATTTTTGAGAACTTATGATTCCATAAGATCAAATATTGAGGGCTACTATTACGTAAGAGCCAAAATTTTTacaagttaattaatataatttcttgcAAGGATGGTTAGGAATGGAATGGATATTTATACAAGAATGTTATGGTGGTACAAACGAAaattcgcatattctgccacacataatgcgtgcaaatttgtcataaaaagaattttacatTATGAGTCATATCAAttagtcaattcttatataatttgtagtgataaaatgtcactgttttaaaatatattgttatgttattacaaattaatattaattatagtgTTTAacgcaaataataatttatagaataatacattttctcCAAAAGTATTACATTAAGTCGATTTTAATAACTCTAGTATGAAGTTCTTACAATgcttttagtaaattattataaactttgaTCGGTGGCAAaaggtgttttttttgtatacaattccAGATTaatttttggcacagccaatttctcccATGTCTTCTTCGACATATGTTTATTACCgttcacttaaaaatatttatggtttTGTGAATGAATAAGgacatttctaaaaaatacatttatggaAGAGATAAAATGTTTGAGCTTCTTAACAAATTTACTTCGACTGaattttcacaaattttaattCCATATCTAAGTACTTATTAATGAAACTTGCATGATAAGCAGCCAATACCGTATCAAGGTTAACTGTTACAATTTGTAGTGAAATATTACccattaaaaagtaaattgtgtacgcattgtaaaaaaattaacgccTTGTACACGAAAActccaataaataataataaaatgtatgataataCAGGCTTAGGGGTTaccctaatatttatttaagttattaaatacaattcgaCTCGAACTAATGACAAATTTTGACAAATGGTATCAGACACTAAATTTCACCTacacccgaacccaataattaatccacaatctcagatagaAAACAAGTGACAACTGACAGTCGCTGGATCTCCTATCtacatcccaataaccaaatcctacgaagacaatccatttttggcgacgatTAGAATGCTATCTCTACTCTCTTTagactcatatttgataattaatataaaccaaataaagtaattaaatccgtacaaatgatattaaaatatacgtgTCTAtgcttaaaacatattaaatagctttttaattattttaaaaactggtgtaagttaaaatcttgtCGTGTTTTGTCTTTG
Coding sequences within:
- the LOC111001578 gene encoding glutathione S-transferase 1-1, with the translated sequence MPMDLYYVPGSAPCRAVLLTARALNLNLNLKLVDLHHGEHLKPEFLKINPQHTVPTLVDDDLIIYESRAIMTYLVNKYGKGSTLYPEDPKARALVDMRLNYDLGTLYNRFADYFYPHLFYGAPADKDKLAKVEDALKLLDTFLEGQKYVAGPNLTLADLSIIAGVSSFEASDIDFKKYANVKRWYETVKTTAPGYQEANEKGLDAFKALVESMLKK